In Synechocystis sp. PCC 6714, the following are encoded in one genomic region:
- a CDS encoding DUF6883 domain-containing protein, whose amino-acid sequence MKLPYGDQADVKQITDKLQTYSLSLTHPNGKHKARLFRAKLGITINNQDFLITKLREVAAHYKNFELTNSDQYGERYVAVFPMTTTVGTAQILSAWIIRPGETYPRLTSVYPIRN is encoded by the coding sequence ATGAAATTGCCCTACGGAGACCAAGCTGATGTGAAGCAAATAACTGATAAACTACAGACATATTCCCTTAGCCTGACCCATCCTAATGGCAAACATAAAGCTAGACTTTTTCGAGCTAAATTAGGTATAACAATAAATAACCAAGATTTTCTTATTACTAAGCTCAGAGAAGTAGCTGCCCATTACAAAAACTTTGAGTTGACAAATTCTGATCAGTACGGAGAGCGTTATGTGGCAGTTTTTCCCATGACCACGACCGTCGGAACAGCACAAATACTTAGTGCTTGGATAATTCGTCCTGGAGAGACCTATCCTCGACTAACCAGTGTTTATCCCATTCGCAATTAG
- a CDS encoding sigma 54-interacting transcriptional regulator — MIDRLSPLLTLLQQRTELGQLPPDILEAIANQLIGFSLGTGESLPKSRDQGKGTDLYILGQGQLQSDTRKICLLPGAIINLEAFIIDSPWEQDFLALTDCELWCLPEQKMRQLLQDYPQITQAFSQQLVQGLKEINAQLSLEQEKQKIVRPYLVPAAKRAIMGKSRYAQKLREQIKAAAMDQKPVLLFGEPGLEKDNTAALIHFGSAEAQKSVMVKINCAFLSASGQELFGSSQGRPGLLEALDQGTLLLNNIQELNPQLLPAIANLICEGIYQPISSPGEPLPPFKTSRAKVIAVAENIIPKLTPLFENTIKIPPLRVRKADIEDYCHYYLSLICRSKGIEVPALAPEALRRLQAYDFPNNIRELNNLIERAVTQLQGDKVITEEIIWPSQSKKQLFRLNLLNRYPQLRQFLRSAWWPDRLNYGFTVFAFPVIVAILFLGPQTRAENFALNLFWAWWWPLVLLGFIFVGRLWCAVCPFMIYGEITQKISLWLWPRKLKKWPRQAAENWGGWFLFALFALILLWEELWHLENTAYLSAWLLLLITGGAMVCSVIFEQRFWCRYLCPIGGMNGMFAKLAITELRAQQGTCSAECTTYQCYKGGPAKGEGQATEGCPLGTHPAQLTDNRDCLLCMTCLKACPHRSVEFNLRPPAIAIVTTHTVRPYEVALLLLLLDSVLLRRLPQFIEVWHLPPMGTFTNHGLLSLALLFLPALLPLMAYFLIPTPKVGQKIPFINLAYGLLPLTLAANLAHYLNLGLGEAGQVLTLVPKTFHWSLPFDLPVLVADPAAIAFLQGMVLLGGLLWSIFLSQQLGKQSFFSLLPHHGTALGLMVIFWSVIV; from the coding sequence ATGATCGATCGCCTTTCTCCTTTACTTACATTGCTCCAACAACGCACAGAATTAGGCCAGCTTCCCCCGGACATACTAGAGGCGATCGCCAACCAATTAATTGGATTTTCCCTGGGTACAGGGGAAAGTTTACCCAAAAGTAGGGATCAAGGGAAAGGGACCGACCTTTATATTCTTGGGCAAGGACAGTTGCAGTCCGACACCAGAAAGATTTGTTTATTGCCGGGGGCGATCATTAACTTAGAAGCTTTCATAATTGATAGTCCCTGGGAACAGGATTTTCTTGCCCTTACTGACTGTGAGTTGTGGTGTTTACCGGAGCAAAAAATGCGGCAATTACTCCAGGATTACCCCCAAATAACCCAGGCTTTTTCCCAACAATTGGTGCAAGGATTGAAAGAAATTAATGCCCAACTATCCCTTGAACAGGAAAAACAAAAAATTGTCCGCCCCTACCTTGTGCCAGCTGCTAAGCGGGCCATCATGGGCAAAAGTCGCTACGCCCAAAAGCTACGGGAACAAATTAAAGCGGCGGCGATGGATCAAAAACCAGTCTTGTTATTTGGTGAACCTGGTTTAGAGAAAGATAATACGGCAGCTTTGATTCATTTTGGCTCAGCGGAAGCCCAAAAGTCGGTGATGGTGAAGATAAATTGCGCCTTCCTCTCCGCCAGTGGCCAAGAGTTATTTGGTAGTAGCCAAGGCAGACCAGGGCTTTTGGAAGCTTTAGACCAGGGCACCCTATTGTTAAATAATATTCAGGAGTTAAATCCCCAGCTTTTACCGGCGATCGCCAATTTGATTTGCGAAGGGATATATCAACCAATTAGCTCCCCAGGGGAACCACTGCCCCCCTTCAAAACCAGTCGGGCTAAGGTGATTGCGGTGGCAGAAAATATTATTCCCAAACTGACACCTTTATTTGAAAACACGATTAAAATTCCTCCCCTCAGGGTGAGAAAAGCGGATATTGAAGATTATTGTCACTATTATTTATCCTTAATTTGCCGCTCCAAAGGCATTGAAGTACCCGCTTTAGCTCCGGAAGCTTTACGAAGATTGCAAGCCTACGATTTTCCCAATAACATTCGGGAATTAAATAATCTGATCGAACGGGCAGTGACCCAACTCCAGGGAGATAAGGTAATTACTGAAGAAATTATTTGGCCATCCCAAAGTAAGAAACAATTATTTCGCCTCAACTTACTCAATCGCTATCCCCAACTGCGGCAATTTTTACGCAGTGCTTGGTGGCCCGATCGCCTCAATTATGGCTTTACCGTATTTGCTTTTCCTGTCATTGTGGCCATTCTTTTCCTCGGACCCCAAACTAGGGCTGAAAATTTTGCGTTGAACTTATTTTGGGCCTGGTGGTGGCCATTAGTGTTATTGGGCTTTATTTTTGTCGGTCGCCTTTGGTGCGCCGTTTGCCCTTTTATGATCTATGGAGAAATAACCCAAAAAATCTCCCTTTGGCTCTGGCCTAGAAAGTTAAAAAAATGGCCTAGACAAGCGGCGGAAAATTGGGGCGGTTGGTTTTTATTTGCCCTCTTTGCTCTGATTTTACTCTGGGAAGAACTGTGGCATTTGGAAAATACTGCCTACCTTTCCGCTTGGTTACTGCTGCTAATTACCGGGGGCGCCATGGTTTGTTCGGTAATTTTTGAGCAAAGATTTTGGTGTCGCTATCTTTGTCCCATCGGTGGTATGAATGGCATGTTCGCCAAATTAGCCATCACCGAATTAAGGGCCCAGCAAGGAACCTGTTCGGCAGAATGTACTACTTATCAGTGTTATAAAGGAGGCCCCGCCAAAGGGGAAGGTCAAGCCACGGAAGGTTGTCCCCTGGGTACTCATCCCGCCCAACTAACCGACAATCGGGATTGTTTACTGTGTATGACTTGCCTCAAAGCCTGCCCCCATCGTTCAGTGGAATTTAATTTACGTCCTCCGGCGATCGCCATTGTCACCACCCACACTGTGCGCCCCTACGAAGTGGCATTATTGTTATTGCTACTCGATAGCGTTCTGCTAAGGAGATTACCCCAGTTTATTGAAGTTTGGCATTTGCCGCCGATGGGAACATTTACTAACCATGGTCTACTTTCCCTCGCCTTGCTATTTTTACCAGCTTTATTGCCACTGATGGCCTACTTTTTGATTCCCACCCCTAAAGTTGGGCAAAAGATCCCTTTTATTAACCTAGCCTATGGTTTATTGCCCCTGACGTTAGCGGCCAATTTGGCCCATTATCTCAACCTGGGTTTGGGGGAAGCAGGTCAGGTGTTAACCCTGGTGCCCAAAACTTTTCACTGGTCTTTACCCTTTGATTTACCAGTGTTAGTGGCAGACCCGGCGGCGATCGCCTTTTTGCAGGGCATGGTGCTTTTAGGGGGACTGTTATGGTCCATCTTTCTCAGTCAACAGTTGGGCAAACAATCCTTTTTTAGTCTTCTGCCCCACCATGGCACTGCCCTGGGCCTAATGGTAATTTTTTGGAGTGTTATCGTTTAA
- a CDS encoding DUF4335 domain-containing protein, producing MKLAKDVQLRRYTPPTCTLELWQTRRVWQRPPQTLPGDYRFVLHFDDPRLPEVEQFTLAGTPEELEALALAVETYLQQRLNPFSSLDANSYQEPVFNPDGEPSFCLRPQGSLGHELLGMGAPITFNTSQLYDLMLALESFRLQDLEPSRMPGPLPQGNSPQKLLGWGLIAAGGVAAIAVGASWMRQPQGEVIVQDNFQLPVRSQFQFNEVSSMVPPPPRGNIPSPQLAETLTLRDPLPSPSAVLVGTPPPRNANVPLVVPPERVRPPDLQAPPAPGETAIFIPDPTNLQPLTPPPEPPSPNALAILPRPDGQPLPYGGQVLGNPPDLPSLPPASNPVSFRPPRPRPIPPRSTNLLDTIPQVGEVRQFYQQRWQPSEDQTQTLEYRLQINADGMVEKTVPLGRAASIYMARLPQPTPGEPLVSPLADDRVETIRLVLTPLGDVKTFLEEQR from the coding sequence ATGAAGCTGGCGAAGGATGTACAACTAAGACGTTACACTCCCCCTACCTGTACTTTAGAACTGTGGCAAACTCGACGGGTGTGGCAAAGGCCCCCCCAAACTTTGCCCGGGGACTATCGTTTTGTGCTCCACTTTGACGATCCCCGTTTACCGGAAGTGGAACAATTTACCCTGGCCGGCACCCCGGAGGAGTTGGAAGCCTTGGCCCTAGCCGTGGAAACCTATCTCCAGCAACGCCTCAATCCTTTTTCTTCCCTCGATGCCAACAGCTACCAAGAACCGGTCTTCAATCCAGACGGGGAACCATCTTTTTGCCTCCGGCCCCAGGGATCATTGGGCCATGAACTGTTGGGCATGGGGGCTCCCATTACCTTTAACACCTCCCAGCTATATGACCTTATGCTGGCCCTGGAAAGTTTTCGCCTGCAGGATTTGGAGCCGAGCCGGATGCCTGGGCCCCTGCCCCAAGGAAATTCCCCTCAAAAGTTGCTGGGGTGGGGACTCATTGCCGCTGGCGGTGTGGCGGCGATCGCCGTGGGAGCTTCCTGGATGCGTCAACCCCAAGGGGAAGTAATAGTACAAGATAATTTCCAGCTACCGGTGCGAAGCCAATTTCAGTTCAACGAAGTTAGCTCCATGGTGCCCCCTCCACCCCGGGGTAATATCCCTTCCCCCCAATTGGCGGAAACCTTAACCCTACGGGACCCCCTCCCCTCCCCCAGTGCAGTGCTAGTGGGCACTCCGCCTCCCCGCAATGCCAATGTGCCCCTGGTGGTGCCCCCAGAAAGGGTACGCCCCCCGGATTTACAGGCTCCCCCAGCCCCCGGAGAAACGGCGATCTTCATTCCCGATCCCACCAACCTACAGCCCTTAACTCCCCCGCCGGAGCCACCTTCCCCCAATGCCTTAGCAATTTTGCCCCGCCCCGATGGTCAACCATTGCCCTACGGTGGTCAGGTTTTAGGGAATCCCCCTGATTTGCCCTCCCTGCCTCCGGCATCCAATCCCGTCAGTTTTCGGCCTCCCCGGCCCCGCCCAATACCTCCCCGTTCCACCAATTTGCTAGATACCATTCCCCAGGTGGGAGAGGTACGTCAGTTTTATCAACAGCGGTGGCAACCATCGGAAGATCAAACCCAAACCCTGGAATATCGTTTGCAAATCAATGCTGACGGCATGGTGGAAAAAACTGTCCCCTTGGGGAGGGCTGCGAGTATTTACATGGCCCGCCTGCCCCAGCCTACTCCGGGGGAACCCTTGGTGTCTCCTTTGGCCGATGATAGGGTGGAGACTATTCGTTTGGTGCTAACCCCCCTAGGGGATGTGAAAACTTTTCTGGAAGAACAGCGTTAA
- a CDS encoding DUF4926 domain-containing protein, whose translation MDNLQLHNLVALKEDITSKLFMTNQPILLRHGQVGTIIEILGEGEAFEVEFADGDGQAYAMLAVPREKLMALHDQPILLER comes from the coding sequence ATGGACAACCTGCAGCTACATAATCTTGTGGCGTTAAAAGAAGATATCACTTCCAAGCTTTTTATGACCAACCAGCCAATTCTATTGCGTCACGGACAAGTTGGGACAATTATTGAGATTCTGGGCGAAGGGGAAGCTTTTGAAGTCGAATTTGCAGATGGAGATGGTCAGGCTTATGCCATGTTGGCGGTTCCCAGAGAAAAATTAATGGCTTTACACGATCAGCCAATTTTACTAGAACGTTAA
- a CDS encoding translocation/assembly module TamB domain-containing protein, with translation MVTDRQKSESPLGLPLVAKHSRAALLRPILLGFGSGLVVAIAGAVTYGNYWLQREVSPLVGNAIEHFLNRPVALGPLTGVSLTHLEFGATSIPATSTDPTRVELQGLKIGYNPWQYLQDQHLGLTITAIEPQAYLEQGRSGQWWHTEMGQLAEDFPFQLEKLIVHRGEGTIVSRNGDQSLNRPIQLLLDNAQFWQEPEQEVLAFRLQGQLLPVVHRRSHLALVGKVDLAKESLHLQVDAHHLPLTPLKEILPLPLDFQGGSLDSQLAIAVEDQQLVSLDGEVNLHQASLKLPQLTRPLTAINGPLIFQGRQIQLGQVKGQLGEIQAQSKGYIDWQDGFNLAIATAPLETKKIFQGLQFPPATFPLSGELVSTVVIKGPLEKPQISVALQKAGKNSLQIENLALDDLQANLNLEGDRVVIKNFQAWPHSGGNLTGSGQIQAQRKGNKLEWQPFQLQIKAENVDARPWLKGDVNAQLPPILPISGQAKVAGKLSDPQTWQAQATANFSLAGGLVKTDDFTYQQGQWQGNFHLKNLSLGALTNHISPSIPASFKRGKLQGQVQVKGDRQNQQPLQLQGQGRVTLPQGLVAINQFQLQGKQWQGSFTATDIPLGTLPGMEQHWLGNLAGQWTGQGQLDQPISRWSLAGSGQWQSPKGRVNIEQINFQDQQFSAQLSTAGIDWRALRIPQPGQLAGQLALMGQWTGEKAQLTNLKGNLSSSQGWQLLSEPVAVAFDWQGSRLNLGQLRSKGLQAQGNLQIPIAAVQSGFDFQAAVKAINLQVQAKDLPLAKIVPTPKAAPLTGNLDFTGQITGSGQQPLWQGQLAVNHLQLGNFQFAPHLSGKVERNTEGLQLALQGQEEQIALSLDPKQQPTAVLFERGPLQLVGQKQADHWSLTTRSLPLEALQNSLPLVLTLVPDGDKSLRDSLGKLQSQSWGGELSGHFQLDLAQKTAIASRVNIQQPRWGNFRARDLTGNFRYGQGQLTMENGRLRHGRSTVLIQGQANFQGEEPQWGGEISFRQSQVEDILTALQLFTWEDFSRGFQPPTYGTAKDLYGEVEQDLDQENLPPLVSVGNALDDLATQFNQLALSEASLPKTETHQKPWPDLDQLQGQVQGKITVEKRGQSPLAANFNLAGQSWRWGDHHLEQLQLVGQWQGNNLSLVPLELRSGDRFLRVTGALGPESQEGEIQLHQLPLSPLAKLLQIPPHLAPEGNVFANLRLQGSRQDPQFQGKVQIKDNRFGPLALEKTEGDFNYQGGRLNFQLQSLVNSLTEPLRLEGSVPYVFPFASQAPASDHFSLALKLKNDSFQLIDLISNGQLNWLGGEGKVDLALLGRLDPYNQALYQLQGLGEITIQNGAIAARMLPDKPLTQVNAQIVADLNTLQVTSLTGQISGGSLAMAGTLPLQNPLPNVDQGLQLSLNNLAVNLPNLYQGSLDGLVEITGTAMAPQMGGQLALGNGSIFIGQTLPTIAPGSSLHRGLTFNNLSLVLAENIRVQNLPFLDFAAAGQMVLNGTPQNLRPEGEIKLKGGQINLFASQLRLDNNQNNRVYFLPQRGLDPYLDLYLLSSVSETSRNINNRPSQSSEIPEPFSANQDSLQTVRIQAHINGYGSEINDNIQLTSTPRRSPQEIITLLGGGVLSTLGQDSTQTTVGLANLAGSAVLGPVQGRIGEALGLSEFRIFSTPLMNEGDRLQGNQIGVAAEAGIDLTPQIGVSVQKIINSDRLPQWGLEYRVNDSTVIRGSSNFQNDSRGVVEFQKRF, from the coding sequence ATGGTCACCGATCGCCAAAAGTCTGAATCCCCTTTGGGATTACCCCTGGTGGCTAAGCATTCCAGGGCAGCTCTTCTGCGGCCAATTCTGTTGGGCTTTGGCAGTGGTCTGGTGGTGGCGATCGCCGGAGCAGTGACCTACGGCAATTATTGGCTACAGCGGGAAGTATCCCCTTTGGTGGGGAATGCCATTGAGCATTTTTTAAATCGTCCAGTGGCATTGGGGCCATTAACTGGCGTTTCTTTGACCCATCTAGAATTTGGCGCCACCAGCATTCCCGCTACAAGTACTGACCCCACCCGGGTGGAACTCCAGGGCTTAAAAATTGGCTATAACCCCTGGCAATATTTGCAGGATCAACATCTAGGGCTGACCATCACCGCCATAGAACCCCAAGCCTATTTAGAACAGGGACGGTCGGGGCAATGGTGGCACACGGAAATGGGACAATTAGCCGAAGATTTTCCCTTTCAACTGGAAAAATTAATTGTCCACCGTGGTGAGGGCACTATAGTCAGTCGCAATGGTGACCAAAGCCTCAATCGACCCATTCAACTGCTGTTGGACAATGCTCAGTTTTGGCAGGAACCGGAGCAGGAAGTCTTGGCATTTCGCCTCCAAGGTCAACTTTTGCCCGTTGTTCACCGCCGCAGTCACCTAGCCTTGGTGGGGAAGGTTGATTTAGCCAAGGAAAGTCTCCACCTCCAGGTTGATGCTCACCATTTACCTCTCACTCCCCTGAAGGAAATTTTGCCTCTGCCCCTGGATTTTCAGGGGGGAAGTCTAGATAGTCAATTGGCGATCGCCGTTGAGGATCAACAACTGGTTTCCCTGGATGGGGAGGTAAATTTACACCAAGCTAGCTTGAAACTGCCCCAATTGACCCGCCCCCTCACCGCCATCAATGGCCCCTTAATTTTCCAAGGTCGCCAAATTCAACTGGGGCAAGTGAAGGGACAACTCGGGGAAATCCAAGCCCAAAGCAAAGGATACATCGACTGGCAGGACGGTTTTAACCTGGCGATCGCCACAGCGCCGTTGGAGACCAAGAAAATTTTCCAAGGGTTACAATTTCCCCCCGCCACCTTTCCCCTCAGTGGTGAATTGGTTTCCACGGTGGTCATCAAAGGACCGTTGGAAAAGCCCCAAATTAGTGTTGCCTTACAAAAAGCAGGCAAAAATTCCCTCCAGATCGAAAACTTAGCCCTAGATGATTTACAAGCAAATCTCAACCTCGAGGGCGATCGAGTAGTAATTAAAAACTTCCAAGCCTGGCCCCACAGCGGCGGCAATCTAACGGGATCAGGACAAATTCAAGCCCAAAGAAAGGGGAATAAACTGGAATGGCAACCGTTTCAACTGCAAATCAAAGCTGAAAATGTTGATGCTCGGCCTTGGTTAAAGGGGGATGTAAACGCTCAATTACCGCCGATTTTACCTATTTCAGGGCAAGCTAAAGTTGCTGGAAAATTATCCGATCCCCAGACTTGGCAAGCCCAAGCTACAGCCAACTTTTCCCTCGCCGGGGGATTAGTCAAAACCGATGATTTTACCTACCAACAGGGCCAATGGCAGGGCAATTTTCACCTGAAAAATTTATCCCTAGGGGCTTTAACCAACCACATTTCCCCATCTATTCCAGCTAGTTTTAAACGGGGCAAACTCCAGGGCCAGGTGCAGGTAAAAGGCGATCGCCAAAATCAGCAACCATTGCAATTGCAGGGTCAAGGCCGGGTAACTTTGCCCCAGGGGTTAGTGGCAATCAATCAGTTTCAGCTCCAGGGCAAACAATGGCAGGGAAGTTTTACCGCCACAGATATTCCCCTAGGCACTTTGCCAGGCATGGAGCAACATTGGTTAGGCAATTTAGCTGGCCAATGGACTGGGCAAGGTCAGCTTGATCAACCGATTTCCCGATGGAGTTTAGCCGGTTCGGGCCAATGGCAGTCCCCCAAGGGCAGGGTCAACATCGAGCAAATTAACTTTCAAGACCAGCAATTTAGCGCCCAACTTAGTACAGCAGGCATAGATTGGCGGGCTTTGCGGATCCCTCAACCGGGGCAATTAGCTGGGCAGCTAGCCCTAATGGGGCAATGGACTGGGGAAAAGGCTCAGTTAACAAACTTAAAGGGAAATTTAAGCAGCTCCCAGGGCTGGCAACTATTATCGGAACCCGTTGCTGTAGCCTTTGATTGGCAAGGTTCTCGGCTTAACTTAGGCCAACTCCGTAGCAAAGGTCTGCAGGCCCAAGGAAATTTACAAATTCCCATTGCCGCAGTTCAATCCGGTTTTGATTTTCAAGCGGCAGTGAAAGCTATTAACCTCCAGGTGCAGGCGAAGGATTTACCCCTGGCCAAGATTGTTCCCACTCCGAAAGCGGCTCCCCTGACAGGAAATTTAGATTTTACCGGCCAGATAACCGGCTCTGGTCAGCAACCCCTATGGCAAGGCCAGTTGGCGGTTAACCATTTGCAGTTAGGAAATTTTCAGTTTGCACCCCATTTAAGCGGCAAAGTAGAACGAAATACTGAGGGTTTACAGCTAGCTCTCCAGGGGCAAGAAGAACAAATTGCCCTCAGCCTAGACCCCAAGCAACAACCAACGGCGGTGCTGTTTGAGCGGGGGCCATTACAATTGGTGGGGCAAAAGCAGGCTGACCACTGGTCTTTAACGACCCGTTCCCTGCCACTGGAAGCTTTACAGAATAGTCTGCCCCTGGTTTTAACCCTTGTGCCCGATGGCGACAAATCCTTAAGGGATTCCTTAGGGAAACTCCAGAGTCAATCCTGGGGGGGGGAACTGTCCGGTCATTTTCAGCTCGACCTGGCCCAAAAAACGGCGATCGCCAGTCGGGTCAATATCCAGCAACCCCGCTGGGGCAATTTTCGAGCCCGGGATCTGACGGGAAATTTCCGCTACGGCCAGGGGCAACTAACGATGGAAAATGGCCGTTTACGCCATGGCCGGAGCACAGTATTAATCCAGGGACAAGCTAATTTCCAGGGAGAAGAACCCCAATGGGGCGGGGAAATTAGTTTTCGCCAGAGCCAGGTTGAAGATATTTTGACTGCCCTGCAACTATTCACCTGGGAAGATTTTAGCCGGGGTTTTCAGCCCCCCACCTACGGTACTGCTAAGGATTTGTACGGTGAAGTGGAGCAGGATTTAGACCAAGAAAATCTGCCGCCGTTGGTTAGTGTGGGCAACGCCCTGGATGATTTGGCGACTCAATTTAATCAACTAGCTCTAAGTGAAGCTAGCTTACCTAAAACAGAAACTCATCAGAAACCCTGGCCGGATTTAGATCAATTGCAGGGCCAAGTGCAAGGCAAAATTACCGTGGAGAAACGGGGCCAATCTCCTTTGGCAGCTAACTTTAATCTTGCGGGTCAAAGTTGGCGGTGGGGTGATCATCATCTGGAACAATTGCAATTGGTCGGTCAGTGGCAAGGAAATAATCTTAGCCTTGTCCCCTTAGAGCTACGGAGTGGCGATCGCTTTTTGCGGGTGACCGGAGCATTGGGGCCAGAGAGTCAAGAGGGGGAAATTCAATTGCATCAACTGCCCCTCAGCCCCCTGGCTAAACTTTTACAGATACCGCCCCATTTAGCGCCGGAAGGCAATGTGTTTGCTAATTTGCGCCTCCAGGGTAGCCGTCAAGATCCGCAATTTCAGGGCAAAGTGCAAATTAAAGATAATCGTTTTGGTCCCCTGGCTCTGGAAAAAACCGAAGGAGATTTTAATTACCAGGGGGGACGCTTAAATTTCCAGTTGCAAAGTCTGGTCAATTCCCTAACGGAACCGTTACGGCTAGAGGGCAGTGTCCCCTACGTTTTTCCCTTCGCTAGCCAAGCCCCCGCCAGTGATCATTTTTCCCTGGCGTTAAAGTTAAAAAATGATAGTTTCCAATTGATTGATCTAATTAGTAACGGGCAATTGAATTGGCTGGGGGGAGAGGGCAAAGTAGATTTAGCTTTGTTGGGTCGTCTTGATCCCTATAATCAAGCCCTTTATCAACTACAGGGTTTGGGGGAAATTACCATTCAAAACGGGGCGATCGCCGCTCGGATGTTACCGGACAAACCCCTAACCCAGGTCAATGCCCAAATTGTGGCGGATTTAAATACTCTCCAGGTGACCAGTTTAACGGGGCAAATTAGCGGTGGGAGCTTGGCCATGGCGGGTACTTTACCCCTGCAAAATCCCCTACCCAATGTGGATCAGGGTTTACAACTTAGCTTGAATAACTTAGCGGTGAATCTGCCCAATCTTTACCAAGGATCTTTGGATGGGTTGGTGGAAATTACTGGCACGGCGATGGCTCCCCAAATGGGAGGCCAATTAGCTTTGGGTAATGGCAGTATTTTTATCGGCCAAACCTTACCTACCATTGCTCCCGGTTCGTCTTTACATCGGGGTTTAACATTCAATAATTTGAGCCTAGTTTTGGCGGAGAATATCCGGGTACAAAATCTGCCCTTCTTGGACTTTGCCGCCGCGGGCCAAATGGTGCTGAATGGTACACCACAGAATTTACGTCCTGAGGGAGAAATTAAGCTCAAAGGGGGACAAATAAATCTTTTTGCCAGTCAACTAAGGTTGGATAATAACCAAAATAACAGGGTTTATTTTCTGCCTCAGCGGGGTCTAGATCCCTATCTAGATCTATATTTGCTCAGTTCCGTCAGCGAAACAAGCCGGAATATCAACAATCGTCCCTCCCAATCCTCCGAGATACCCGAGCCTTTTAGTGCCAACCAGGATAGCTTGCAAACGGTGCGTATCCAAGCCCATATCAACGGTTATGGCAGTGAGATTAACGACAATATCCAGTTGACCAGCACCCCCCGGCGATCGCCCCAGGAAATTATTACGTTGCTAGGGGGCGGTGTACTTAGTACCCTCGGTCAAGATAGTACCCAAACCACGGTGGGGCTGGCTAATTTAGCTGGATCAGCGGTGTTGGGCCCGGTTCAGGGTCGCATCGGTGAGGCTTTGGGACTGAGTGAATTTCGTATTTTCTCCACCCCATTAATGAACGAAGGCGATCGCCTCCAGGGGAATCAAATTGGGGTAGCGGCGGAAGCGGGCATTGACCTTACCCCCCAAATAGGAGTTTCAGTGCAAAAAATTATTAACTCTGACCGTCTACCTCAGTGGGGTTTGGAATACCGGGTTAACGATAGCACCGTGATCCGGGGTTCCAGCAATTTTCAAAATGACAGCCGGGGCGTGGTGGAATTCCAAAAACGCTTTTAA
- a CDS encoding glycosyltransferase family 2 protein: MASQPLVSIIVPAYRAEGTIAFTIRSVLQQTYDRWQVAIGVDDQVDYLQLLAQQGIDDPRLKQVFTGGMGSGEAIARNKAVSICDGDILANLDADDAFAPDRLERLVPLVEEYGVAIDNTGVYNSELVLYKQPFPQRRELSFATAADILSPRIPFFPVFQRRFLGNGWTKVPFAADVLFNLELLSRTEKVAIHPEPLYRYYKRDNSITQSANAFETAEKAYLAILSLLDQGALTLTPSIRQAARQEFSENLALNKVFRRYMEEGRCQNLEQFLDMTNNGRQIIGED, translated from the coding sequence ATGGCCAGTCAGCCCCTAGTGAGCATTATTGTCCCCGCCTACCGGGCTGAAGGTACCATTGCTTTTACTATTCGTAGTGTGTTGCAACAAACCTATGACCGTTGGCAGGTGGCCATCGGCGTAGATGACCAGGTGGACTATCTGCAACTCCTAGCCCAGCAGGGCATTGATGACCCCAGACTGAAACAAGTTTTTACCGGCGGCATGGGCAGTGGGGAGGCGATCGCCAGAAATAAAGCAGTGAGCATCTGTGATGGAGACATTTTGGCCAACCTGGATGCAGATGATGCCTTTGCCCCCGATCGCCTGGAAAGATTGGTGCCCTTAGTGGAAGAATATGGAGTGGCGATCGACAATACCGGGGTTTATAACAGTGAACTAGTTTTGTACAAACAGCCCTTTCCCCAACGGCGGGAACTTAGTTTTGCCACAGCGGCGGATATTCTCAGCCCCCGCATTCCCTTTTTTCCTGTTTTTCAGCGGCGGTTTTTGGGCAATGGTTGGACAAAAGTGCCCTTTGCGGCGGATGTACTTTTCAATTTGGAGTTGTTGAGTCGTACGGAAAAAGTAGCCATCCATCCCGAACCCCTCTACCGTTACTATAAGCGGGACAATTCCATCACCCAGTCCGCCAATGCCTTTGAGACGGCGGAAAAGGCCTACTTGGCTATTTTGTCCCTATTGGACCAGGGAGCCTTGACTTTAACTCCCTCCATCCGCCAGGCGGCCCGCCAAGAATTTAGCGAAAATTTGGCATTGAATAAAGTTTTTCGTCGTTATATGGAAGAAGGCCGTTGCCAAAATTTAGAACAGTTTTTAGACATGACAAATAATGGTCGACAAATTATAGGGGAAGATTAA